One window from the genome of Enterobacteriaceae bacterium Kacie_13 encodes:
- the lolB gene encoding lipoprotein localization protein LolB has protein sequence MPMRKTHFVRLLPLASLVLAACSFNTPKGPATSPTSAQWREHEAQVKQLDHYQTRGSFAYLSDKQKVYARFFWQQYSRDSYRLLLTNPLGSTEMELKVQSGVAQLTNNEGKHYTSDNPDDMIQKLTGMSIPLDNLRLWMLGLPGDGTDFTLDSQYRLSQVKFTQNGKPGTVVYQSYDDDAKPSLPQRLEMTQGEQRIKLKMDNWTLN, from the coding sequence ATGCCAATGCGTAAAACCCATTTTGTTCGCCTTCTCCCTCTTGCAAGCTTAGTGCTTGCCGCGTGTTCTTTTAATACGCCCAAAGGCCCGGCGACCAGCCCGACGTCTGCGCAATGGCGTGAACACGAAGCTCAGGTCAAACAGCTTGACCACTATCAGACCCGCGGCTCTTTTGCTTATCTTTCTGATAAGCAAAAAGTCTATGCCCGCTTTTTCTGGCAACAATATTCCCGTGACAGCTACCGTTTACTCCTGACTAACCCGCTAGGCAGCACCGAAATGGAGCTGAAAGTTCAAAGCGGCGTGGCGCAGCTGACCAATAATGAAGGCAAGCATTACACCAGCGACAATCCAGACGACATGATCCAGAAGCTGACCGGTATGTCGATCCCGCTGGATAATCTGCGTTTGTGGATGCTCGGCCTGCCGGGTGATGGCACCGATTTCACCCTCGACAGCCAGTACCGCCTTTCTCAGGTGAAATTCACGCAGAACGGCAAACCGGGCACCGTGGTTTACCAAAGCTACGACGACGACGCTAAACCTTCCCTGCCTCAGCGTCTGGAAATGACGCAGGGCGAACAACGCATCAAGCTGAAAATGGATAACTGGACGCTAAACTGA
- the prfA gene encoding peptide chain release factor 1: protein MKPSIVAKLEALQERHEEVQAMLGDASVIADQDKFRGLSREYSQLTAVSECFLAWRQAQEDLETAEMMLDDPEMREMAQDEIKDCKATIEELEEKLQLLLLPKDPDDERGCFLEIRAGTGGDEAAIFAGDLFRMYSRYAEMRRWRVEIVSASEGEHGGYKEVIAKVIGEGAYGQFKFESGGHRVQRVPETESQGRIHTSACTVAVMPEIPEAEMPEINAGDLRIDTFRSSGAGGQHVNTTDSAIRITHIPTGIVVECQDERSQHKNKAKALSVLGARIRAAEVAKRHAEEASTRRNLLGTGDRSDRNRTYNFPQGRVTDHRINLTIYRLDEVMEGKLDALIQPIVQEYQADQLAALSEQD from the coding sequence ATGAAGCCTTCTATTGTTGCCAAACTGGAAGCGTTACAAGAGCGCCACGAAGAAGTGCAGGCGATGCTCGGCGACGCCAGCGTTATTGCCGATCAGGATAAATTTCGCGGTCTTTCCCGCGAATACTCACAGTTGACCGCCGTTTCTGAATGTTTTCTGGCCTGGCGTCAGGCGCAGGAAGATTTAGAGACCGCCGAAATGATGCTCGACGATCCCGAGATGCGCGAAATGGCGCAGGACGAAATCAAAGACTGCAAAGCCACCATCGAAGAGCTTGAAGAAAAATTACAGCTTCTCCTTTTGCCGAAAGACCCTGACGATGAGCGCGGCTGTTTCCTTGAAATCCGAGCCGGAACCGGTGGTGACGAAGCGGCGATTTTTGCCGGTGACTTATTCCGCATGTATAGCCGTTATGCCGAAATGCGTCGCTGGCGCGTGGAAATCGTGAGCGCCAGCGAAGGCGAGCACGGTGGCTATAAAGAAGTGATCGCCAAAGTGATCGGCGAGGGCGCTTACGGCCAGTTCAAATTTGAGTCGGGCGGACACCGCGTTCAGCGCGTGCCTGAAACCGAATCTCAGGGCCGTATTCATACATCCGCCTGTACCGTGGCGGTGATGCCTGAAATCCCTGAAGCCGAAATGCCGGAAATTAACGCCGGTGATTTGCGTATTGATACATTCCGTTCATCGGGCGCCGGCGGTCAGCACGTTAACACCACCGACTCCGCCATCCGTATTACGCACATTCCTACCGGTATTGTAGTGGAGTGTCAGGACGAACGTTCGCAGCACAAAAACAAAGCCAAGGCATTGTCCGTGCTGGGTGCGCGTATCCGTGCCGCTGAAGTGGCCAAACGTCATGCCGAAGAGGCCTCGACGCGCCGTAACCTGCTGGGTACTGGTGACCGTTCGGACCGTAACCGTACCTATAACTTCCCGCAGGGCCGTGTTACCGATCACCGTATCAACCTGACGATTTACCGTCTGGACGAAGTGATGGAAGGCAAACTGGATGCACTCATCCAGCCGATCGTCCAGGAATATCAGGCCGATCAACTCGCCGCGCTGTCTGAGCAGGACTAA
- the hemA gene encoding glutamyl-tRNA reductase — translation MTLLALGINHKTAPVSLRERVTFSPETLDQALSSLLQQPLVQGGVVLSTCNRTELYLSVEQQGNLQDQLVKWLCDYHHLSEDEVRKSLYWHHGNEAVSHLMRVASGLDSLVLGEPQILGQVKKAFAESQNGQAVSGELERLFQKSFSVAKRVRTETDIGASAVSVAFAACTLARQIFESLSEVSVLLVGAGETIELVARHLHQHNVRHMMIANRTRERAQALASEVNAEVISLQDIDSRLAEADIIISSTASPLPIIGKGMVERALKARRNQPMLMVDIAVPRDIEPEVGKLANAYLYSVDDLHSIIQNNLAQRKAAAIQAETIVEQESSNFMAWLRSQGAVEIIRDYRSRADIIRADAEAKAIAAIAQGADVQAVIHELAHKLTNRLIHAPTRSLQQAASDGDVERLQILRDSLGLGQQ, via the coding sequence ATGACCCTGCTTGCATTAGGTATCAACCACAAAACGGCCCCGGTGTCTCTGCGGGAACGGGTAACCTTTTCACCCGAGACACTCGATCAGGCGCTCTCCAGTCTTCTCCAGCAACCGCTGGTGCAGGGCGGCGTGGTGTTGTCTACGTGCAACCGCACTGAGCTGTATCTCAGCGTTGAACAGCAGGGGAATCTGCAGGATCAACTGGTGAAATGGTTATGTGACTATCACCATCTTAGCGAAGATGAAGTGCGCAAAAGCTTGTACTGGCATCACGGGAATGAAGCCGTCAGCCATCTGATGCGCGTCGCCAGCGGGTTGGATTCGCTGGTGCTCGGCGAGCCGCAAATTCTCGGGCAGGTCAAAAAGGCTTTCGCCGAATCTCAAAATGGTCAGGCGGTGTCCGGTGAGCTGGAGCGACTGTTCCAGAAGTCCTTCTCCGTCGCAAAACGCGTGCGTACTGAAACTGATATCGGTGCCAGTGCTGTTTCCGTCGCGTTTGCCGCCTGTACGCTGGCGCGTCAGATTTTCGAATCCCTTTCAGAAGTCAGTGTGTTGCTGGTCGGCGCGGGTGAAACCATCGAGCTGGTTGCGCGTCATCTGCATCAGCATAACGTCCGCCATATGATGATCGCCAACCGTACCCGCGAACGTGCGCAGGCGCTGGCGAGTGAAGTGAATGCGGAAGTGATCAGCCTGCAGGATATCGACTCCCGTCTGGCCGAAGCTGACATCATTATCAGTTCGACCGCCAGTCCGCTGCCGATTATCGGTAAAGGTATGGTGGAACGCGCGTTGAAAGCACGCCGTAACCAGCCGATGCTGATGGTGGATATTGCCGTTCCGCGCGATATCGAACCGGAAGTCGGCAAACTGGCCAACGCCTATCTTTACAGTGTTGATGACCTGCACAGCATCATTCAAAACAATCTTGCCCAACGCAAAGCCGCCGCAATTCAGGCGGAAACTATTGTTGAGCAGGAAAGCTCCAACTTCATGGCCTGGCTGCGTTCGCAGGGAGCCGTTGAAATTATTCGTGATTATCGCTCGCGTGCTGATATTATTCGCGCCGACGCAGAAGCCAAAGCCATCGCAGCGATTGCGCAGGGCGCTGACGTCCAGGCGGTGATCCATGAATTAGCCCACAAATTGACAAACCGCCTTATTCACGCACCTACCCGTTCTCTGCAACAGGCAGCCAGCGACGGTGATGTGGAGCGTTTGCAAATTTTACGCGACAGCCTCGGGCTGGGTCAGCAATAG